The Chryseobacterium indologenes genomic sequence ATATGCTGATCTGACAGTATTTACCGATGAAGCCAGAACTGTCTTTCCAAACTCATTCTTACCGAAAGCTTTGGAAAGTGTAAAAATTTAACTCAATATGCTGAAATTTGAAGAACTGAGAAGTTTTCTTGATGAAAAAGCAGATCAATATAACGCTCCGGATTTTGTTGAAAATGATCCCATACAGATTCCGCACCGTTTTTCATTAAAACAGGATATTGAAATAGCCGGATTTCTGGCTGCAACCATTTCCTGGGGAAATAGAAAGTCGATTATTAAATCTGCAGATAAAATGCTGGATATCATGGGAAACTCACCCTATGATTTCGTACTGAATTATTCTGAAAAAGATTTGAAAAGTCTTGAAGATCAAAGTATTCACAGAACATTTAATGGGCAGGATTTTTCTTATTTCATTAAACAGTTTCACAGGATTTATAATGAAAATGAAAGCCTGGAAAATTTATTTAAAGTAAAAGATCCGGAAGACAATTTTTACCATGCTATTGAAAGGTTCAGAAGTAATTTTCTGGAAGTTGAAAAACACAGAAGCCATAAACATATTAGCTCGCCATATAAAAATTCCTCCGCCAAAAGAATTATTATGTTTCTGAGATGGATGGTTCGAAAAGATAAACGCGGAGTGGATTTCGGAATCTGGGAAAATATAGACCAAAAATACCTTTCGATTCCTTTGGATGTACATACAGGGAATATTTCCAGAAAGTTAGGCTTGGTTTCAAGAACGCAGAATGACTGGAAGACTGTAGAAGAACTGGATGTAGCAATCCGGAAGTTTGATGAGAAGGATCCTGCAAAATATGATTTTGCCCTGTTTGGATTGGGAGTAACTAAGGAATTATTGTAAAAAAACATAGGATGAAAAAATATAACGAGAAAACAGAAATTCTTGAAAAAATAGCAGATAGTATTACCTCTTGGATAGGCTCCATTCAATCGCTGATTGTACATACGCTGCTTTTTATGACTTCGTTTCTGCTTCCGATGGTGAATCTGGTTTCATTTGATAAAATGTTACTGATTTTAACCACTGTACTTTCCCTGGAAGCAATATACCTGGCCATCTTTATCCAGATGTCTGTAAATAAAAGTCACGAAAAAATTGAAGATATCCAGGAAGATATTGAAGAGATCAGTGAAGATATTGAAGATATTCAGGAAGATATCGAAGAGATCAGTGAAGACATTGAAGAAATCAGCGAAGATATTGAGGAGATCAACGAAGACATTGAAGATATCCAGGAAGATATTGAAGAGATCAACGAAGATGAGGACGAAGAACATCATAATGAAAGAGCAAAAAATGTCATCCTGAAAAGTAACGTAAGCTCGAATAAAAACGAAATAAAATCTTTAAAAGATATCATCAACAAGCTCCAGAACGAAATTGAACAGTTGAAAAAAAATGAAGACTAGAATATACCGGAGATAAATTATTGTAATGAAACATGAAAAACAGATCTTTTTATTGGGATCTGTTTTTTATTTGGGGGATTTTATCTGGTCATTTGCGAAAATTGTAAAAATAAAAAAGATTTATTGCTGATAATTGTGTTGGAATAGAGATAAAGCAGGTTATACATTGAAATGTTACGAATAATTTTGTTACATTTGGACAAATGAAAACAAAATGTTAAACTATAGATTAAAAAGCTACTTTTTTTCTTTTCATATTTTTATTGACTTCAGTTTCTGTACTTTCGCAGACTGCACCCAACAGAAAAGTGTCGAAAATAAAACCTTCTGCTGAAAGCTTACGGGCAGGAGCATTTATTGATGTAAATGTGGCGTCATATCCTCCTTCAGGATACTCTCCCGCACAGCTCGTTACCGATGTTTTAATCAATGGAGGAACCACCTGTACAACAGCGAGCGTTACCAATGTTACGGTAAGTCCTAATCATGCAGTAGATAATGCCAATAGATTTTGGGGATACTTCCATAAAGGCACCACGAATTTTCCTTTTACGGATGGAATCGTATTAACAACAGGACAAGCAAAAGAAGCAGGGAATTCCTTTATCAATATGCTCAGTAAGAGTGTAGGGACGGGAAGCGATCCTGATCTTGTGGCAGCTACAGGTAATACCTCCACATTGAATGATGCCGTAGCTCTTGAATTTGACTTCGTTCCCAACTCAACCCAGGTGAAGTTTAATTATATATTCGCTTCCGAAGAATATGAGCCGACGAATGACTATCCTTGTACAGGATTTTCTGATGCTTTTGCCCTGCTATTAAAGAAAGCGGGAGATCCTACCTACACGAACTTAGCTATTTTACCGGGAACAGCAGGGCCGGTAAGCGTTACCAATATTATTCCCGGAGGAAATGTGTTCAATTGCGGACCAGTGAATGATGCTTATTTTGCAGGAATGAACAGCCCTCACCTTCAAGTTAATTATTACGGAAGAACAATTCCGTTAACAGCCGTTGCTGATGTTATTCCGGGTCAGACTTATCACTTTAAAATGGTTTTGGCAGACGCCATTGATACCGGACACGATTCGGCAGTTTTCCTGGAAGGAGGTTCCTTCGATATCGGGATCAAAATTGTAGATGAAGCAGGAGCAAGTTTGCCGGGAACAATTAATATGTGCGACAATACCCCGAAAGTATTAAAGGCTCAGGTAGCTGCAATTCCGGGTATGACTTTCCAGTGGTATAAAGATGGCGTTCTGATTCCGGGAGCAACCAATGCTACATATACTGCCGTTGCACCGGGAGTGTATACGGTAAAGGTAATGATACCAGGGAACAACTGCCCGGGAGAAGCTTCCATTACCATTGTGGGAGGAACAAGCCCTACCGTACATGATGCTGTACTTAAGCTTTGCTCAACTCCGGCTCTTACTACTTTTAACTTGGAAGATGCAAAACCCCTTATCAGTACCACTGCCGGTGCCGTATTTAAGTTCTATGCCACCCAGGCAGATGCACAAGCTCAAAATAACAATAATATCACCAACCTCACCAATTATAGCGGAACCGACGGGCAAATACTATACGTACTTGTTTCCAACGGTGCTTTTTGTAGTAAAATAGCTACTTTAACATTAAGAAAAGAGGAAACCCCTGTTGCCCTGCTTACCGCCCCGAGGTTAAAAATATGCGCAGGAGAATCAGTATTATTAACTGCTTCAGGAGGGGTAACCTATCAGTGGGGAGATTCATCAAGTACAGGAGCAATCAGAACCGTAAGCCCAACCCAGACGACAACGTACACCGTGTATGCGATCGGCGCACAAGGATGTAAGTCTTTACAACCGGCTCGGATCACAATCGAAGTGATACCTGCTATTGTCTCCAATGTAAAAGGAGGATATATTTGTAGAGGAGATAAAATTCTTCTGGATGCCGGTTCCGGCCCCGGATATACCTACCAGTGGAGTACAGGCGAAACAAGCCAGACAATCACGGCGGATACTCCCGGAGAATATTCCGTTACTATAAGCAATGGAACATGTTCTAAAGAGTTTAAAGCGCAAGTTATACAAGCCGTTATTCCACAAATTATAAAAGTGGATTATAACGATAAGGGAATGATGGTTCTTACTGCAAGTAATCCTAGTAATGGTACTTTGGAGTATTCGATAGACAATGGCTCTACATGGCAGAGTTCCAATGTATTTACAAATGTACCTCCTAATAAAGTTATTTCCATTCGTGTGAAAGTTAAATTTACCAGTTGTGAAGGTTTCCTTGAGTATTTTACATTTGTCATGAGAAATGTGATTACCCCGAATGGAGATAATATTAATGATATCATTGATTTTAGAGGAGTTAGTAATTATAAAGATTTCCAAGGTCAGATTTTTGACCGCTATGGAAAAGAAGTGTTTAAAGCCGAAAAAATCAGACCCTATTGGGATGGCTTTTTCCAGGGTAAACGCTTACCGACCTCATCATATTGGTATCAGATTACTTTTGAAGATCCGGCGAGTAAACAACTCACCGTGAAAACCGGATGGATTCTGCTTAAGAATATAGAATAATTTTAAGTAATGATTAAAAGACTGACTATTTTGTCAGTCTTTTTTTGTTATATTGAGAAAAATTAAGTTGATATCCTACGATAAATAAATTTGCGTTAGTAGCAATGTAAATTATGTTAAGTTGAATTTCAATCAAAAAAATAGTATTTTTGTTTAAAATAATATAAAATGTTAAATAGGAGGACGGAAAATTTATTTTTAGCGTTATTTTTTGCTTTTGTAGGATGCTTCGCTCTTGCCCAAAACAGAGAAAGAACAGCAGTAGCCGTAAAACCTACTGCTGCCTCAATGAGAGCCGGAAACTTTATTGATGTCAATGCCCTCAGTTATCCTGAATCCAGCTACAATATTACCCAACTGGTAAAAGACGTGCTGATCTCAGGAGGAGGATGCGCTACTTCCAATGTAAGCAATGTAACAGTGTCTCCTAATTTACAACCTACCAACCAGAATCGGAGCTGGGGATACTTTAATAAAGCCACTACAAATTTTCCTTTCAGTAAAGGAATTATTCTCTCCACAGGATATGCCTATAAAGCAGGAAATACAAATTACCCGGATCTGAGCGATGCTTTGGGAACCGGAGGCGACAATGACCTGGCAGCCGCATTAAATATTCCGGCTACAGACCTGAGAGATGCTACCTACATAGAATTTGACTTTGTGGCAGCTTCAACAGAAATTACATTCAGATATTTATTTGCATCTAAAGAATATCAGCAGAATTTTCCGTGTACTATTACCGATGGATTTGCACTCCTGTTAAAAAAAGTAGGTGATCCTACTTATACGAATCTTGCGATATTACCCGGAACGGCAGGGCCGGTAAGTGTAACGAATATTCACCCGGCTTACCCAAATTGCGGGCCAAAGAATGAAGCATACTACGGAGGTACCAACACCGCTCAGATCGAAACCAATTTTAATGGACGTACAATTCCGTTGACGGCAAAAGCTACTGTTGTACCGGGACAGACGTATCATTTTAAAATGGTGCTGGCTGACTATCAGGATCCTAATTTTGATTCCGCTGTATTTCTTGAAGCAGGATCATTCGATATTGGAGTTAAGATTTTAGATCCGGCAGGAGTACAGCTTCCGGCTTCTGTGAATATGTGTGACAATACTCCACAGACTTTCACAGCCTCTGTTCAGGCTCCTAACGTTACCTATCAATGGTTTTTAAATAACAATCCGATTAATGGAGCAGTGAATGCCAGCTATACGGCAACACAACCCGGTGTTTATTCCGTTAAAGTTTACGTTCCCGGAAATAGCTGTCCTGGTGAAGCCACTGTTACTGTCGTAGGCGGAACTTCCCCCACTGTGCAGAATGCTACTTTGACTGCTTGCTATGCAGCAGGAAACGCTACTTTTAATCTACAATCAGCTCAGGGATCTATCAGTACTACGCCTGGAGCCGTGTTTTCATATTATGCAACATTGGCAGATGCCAATGCAGGGAATACCAATACCATTCCGAATCCTACAGCATATCCGAGTCCGGGAGGTCAGACGGTATATGTAAGGGTGAGAAACGGATTCTGTGCTAAAGTGGCAGAACTCCAGCTAATAAAAGCTCCGCAGATGACAGGATCTATCGTACCTCCGGTCGAACTGACATGTACCAATTCCCAGATTACCCTGGATGCTTCAGCTTCAGTATATCCTGCAGGAGCGACTTTTAACTGGACAACAACCGGAGGAAATATTGTTTCCGGAGGGAATACTCTCAATCCTGTTATCAATGCTCCGGGTACCTATACTTTAACTATAACAAAAACATATCAACCGGGAGATGTTACCTGTACAGCAGTGGCCAATGTAACTGTTACCGGAGATAGTGCACCCCCAAATACAGGACTTACTGCTACAAAAATAAAGATATGCAAAGGTGAATCTGTAACATTAACTGCAACGGGCGGAGTTACTTATAATTGGGGAGGTGGGCTTACAGGAACAGGAAATACCCAGACTGTTTCACCTACCGTTACCACCACATATACTGTGACAGCAGTAGGGGCCAATGGATGTGTCTCTCAAAATCCCGGGACGATTACCATTGAAGTATCAGAACCATTTACAGCACAAAACGCGATATTACACAAATGTTATCAACCCGGGCTGGTATATGATCTGACAGAAGCTCAGCCCCAGATAACAACCGCTACAGGTACTATCACTTTTGTATATTATGTAAATCAGGCAGATGCTAACGCTGCCAATGGTAACTTTATAGCGAATCCTACTTCATACTCACCACCGGGTGGAAATCAGACCATATTTGTTTTGGTGAGCAACGGAGGATGTAGTTATGTGGTTTCTTTACAATTGTTGAGAACTGCTGAAACCACATTGACGATTGCAGCACCACAAACAGTGACTTGTACCACTCCGCAGGTGACATTAAACGCTTCTGCGTCTGTAGTTCCTCCGGGATCTACCATTAACTGGACGACAACAGGAGGAACCATTGTTTCAGGAGGAACAACGCTTTCTCCAGTGGTAAGTGCCGGAGGGACCTATACTTTGACAGTTACCAATGTCTCCCAACCCGGAAATCTAAGCTGTACCTATACCACAAATGTGACTGTACAGGAAGATAGGGTGGTTCCTGTAGCTGCCCTTGTGTCATCGCAACCTCGTATATGTGAAGGTGAATCAGTTACATTAACGGCTTCAGGAGGGGCTACCTACAACTGGGGGAATGGTCTTACCGGAAATGGTAATACCCAGGTTGTCTCCCCGACAAATACGACGGTATATACCGTTTTTGCCGTAGGAGCGAACGGATGTATTTCCGCTACTCCCGCTACAGTTACGGTTCAGGTAGGACCTCCTGTTGCAGGAATTGCAGCTTCTAAAACAAAAATATGTGCCGGAGAATCGGTTACACTTACCGCTACCGGAGGTATTACTTATAATTGGGTAGGTCTTACCGGAAACGGAAACACTCAGGTGGTAACCCCTCCAGTAGGTACAACTACTTATTCGGTATATGCTTTAGGAGGAAACGGATGTAGTTCGCTGGCTCCTGCGACAATCAGTATAGAAGTCGTTCCAGCTATTGTCTCTACACTAAAAGATGTCTATGCCTGTGCCGGCGACAATGCAGTATTAGATGCAGGGCCCGGAGTGAATTATACCTACCTTTGGAGTACAGGTGCTACGACTCAAACGATAACAGTGAACACTGCCGGAACCTATTCTGTAACGATTAGTAACGGGGTATGTTCTCAGGTATTCTCAGCCCAGCTGATTAACCCTGATTTACCACAGTTTACCAATGTTGTTTATGAAAACCATGTTCTTACGCTTACGGCAAGTAATCCAACTAACGGAACACTGGAATATTCTATTGATGGAGGGCTGACATGGCAACCGTCCAATATATTTACCGGACTCCTTAATAATACCAACTATCGTTTAATGGTAAGGGTTAAAGATGCCAAATGCGGAACTTCACTTGATTACTTTACATTAATTATCAATAATGCGATTACCCCTAATATGGATGGCATCAATGATACGATAGATTTTACGGGAATCAGCGGATATAAGAACTTTGCAGCTTCTATTTTCGACAGATATGGTGCAGAAGTCTTTAAGGCTACAAGGAATGATGCCGTCTGGAGAGGATCGCTAAGAGGTTCGAATTTGCCTACCGGTACCTATTGGTATAGAGTACAGTGGGAAAACCCGGCAAGTAAAAGGCTTGAGGAACGCTCAGGTTGGATACTCCTGAAAAATAGAAACTAAATCAGTATTAAAATATAAAAACAATAACAAAATCTTTCAGAAATGAAAGATTTTGTGGTTTAAAAAGTAAACCATTCTCTATTTTTATGATTTGGATAGGAGGCTGATGTATTTGACATAATGACTTGTTATGAGAAAATATTATCATTTTGTCTGATCCTTTTATTCGTTACGATTTTATATATACCAATTCCCTGGCGAAGGGCAACTGGAGGAGAATACGGATCAGAAATGTTCGGAAGAGCGGGAACTTTTATAGATGTTAATACCCCGGATATGACATGGTTGATGTATACTTTTTATACTAGAAATCAATTGCCGGAAACTATCCGGAATCTTTCATTTTAAAAAAATATATATTCATGGGTTTTATTCATTAGTGCTTTATATTTTTATTGTTTTGTTGTAAAAAAGTTAAATATGTATATGGTATATTCAAAAAAAATTAAATTTGTTGAAACAAAAATATTATGATAAGAAACCTACCGTTTTGTCTATTTTTTTTAGTCGTATCAACCTTCTTATTTTCACAAACACCCCAACCAAGAAAAGCTGTCAAGGAACATAAATCCTCATTATCCGCAAGGGCAGGGAATTTCATTGATGTAAACGCTCCAGCTTATACAGAAACAACTTACAATATTGAAAAATTAGTAAAAGATGTTTTAATTTCCTCCGGAACCAATACCTGTGTGACCCCAAATGTGAGTAATGTAAAAATTACTCCTAATCATGCAGTAGGTGATGCAGACAGAGCATGGGGATATTTTAATAAAGCAACAACGAATTTTCCTTTCAAAGATGGTATTATTCTTTCAACCGGATATGCGAGGAAAGCAGGTAACAGTTTCGAAAGTTTTACCCTGGGAGATACCAATGGAGGAGGTTCTGATGCTGATTTGGCACAGGTTATCGGTGTTCAGGAAAGCAGATTGAATGATGCTGTATTGCTGGAATTTGACTTTGTACCTACTACTACTCAGATTAAATTTAATTACTTAATTGCATCTGAAGAATATACCGGTTCTTTTCCCTGTACCTTTGCAGATGCTTTTGCAATTTTGTTGAGGCCTACATCGGGAGGACCTTATGTAAATATGGCAGTACTGCCCAATTCAGCAGGGCCTGTAAGTATTACCAATATTCACCCTGCAGTACCGGGATCATGTGCTGCTGTTAACGAACAGTATTTCGGAGGGTACAATACCGCCAATATAGAAACTAATTTTAACGGAAGAACAGTGCCGCTTACTGCAACCGCTACTGTAACGGCAGGGCAGCAATATCACTTTAAAATGGTGATTGCAGATTATA encodes the following:
- a CDS encoding choice-of-anchor L domain-containing protein, whose translation is MLNRRTENLFLALFFAFVGCFALAQNRERTAVAVKPTAASMRAGNFIDVNALSYPESSYNITQLVKDVLISGGGCATSNVSNVTVSPNLQPTNQNRSWGYFNKATTNFPFSKGIILSTGYAYKAGNTNYPDLSDALGTGGDNDLAAALNIPATDLRDATYIEFDFVAASTEITFRYLFASKEYQQNFPCTITDGFALLLKKVGDPTYTNLAILPGTAGPVSVTNIHPAYPNCGPKNEAYYGGTNTAQIETNFNGRTIPLTAKATVVPGQTYHFKMVLADYQDPNFDSAVFLEAGSFDIGVKILDPAGVQLPASVNMCDNTPQTFTASVQAPNVTYQWFLNNNPINGAVNASYTATQPGVYSVKVYVPGNSCPGEATVTVVGGTSPTVQNATLTACYAAGNATFNLQSAQGSISTTPGAVFSYYATLADANAGNTNTIPNPTAYPSPGGQTVYVRVRNGFCAKVAELQLIKAPQMTGSIVPPVELTCTNSQITLDASASVYPAGATFNWTTTGGNIVSGGNTLNPVINAPGTYTLTITKTYQPGDVTCTAVANVTVTGDSAPPNTGLTATKIKICKGESVTLTATGGVTYNWGGGLTGTGNTQTVSPTVTTTYTVTAVGANGCVSQNPGTITIEVSEPFTAQNAILHKCYQPGLVYDLTEAQPQITTATGTITFVYYVNQADANAANGNFIANPTSYSPPGGNQTIFVLVSNGGCSYVVSLQLLRTAETTLTIAAPQTVTCTTPQVTLNASASVVPPGSTINWTTTGGTIVSGGTTLSPVVSAGGTYTLTVTNVSQPGNLSCTYTTNVTVQEDRVVPVAALVSSQPRICEGESVTLTASGGATYNWGNGLTGNGNTQVVSPTNTTVYTVFAVGANGCISATPATVTVQVGPPVAGIAASKTKICAGESVTLTATGGITYNWVGLTGNGNTQVVTPPVGTTTYSVYALGGNGCSSLAPATISIEVVPAIVSTLKDVYACAGDNAVLDAGPGVNYTYLWSTGATTQTITVNTAGTYSVTISNGVCSQVFSAQLINPDLPQFTNVVYENHVLTLTASNPTNGTLEYSIDGGLTWQPSNIFTGLLNNTNYRLMVRVKDAKCGTSLDYFTLIINNAITPNMDGINDTIDFTGISGYKNFAASIFDRYGAEVFKATRNDAVWRGSLRGSNLPTGTYWYRVQWENPASKRLEERSGWILLKNRN
- a CDS encoding TIGR02757 family protein, with the translated sequence MKFEELRSFLDEKADQYNAPDFVENDPIQIPHRFSLKQDIEIAGFLAATISWGNRKSIIKSADKMLDIMGNSPYDFVLNYSEKDLKSLEDQSIHRTFNGQDFSYFIKQFHRIYNENESLENLFKVKDPEDNFYHAIERFRSNFLEVEKHRSHKHISSPYKNSSAKRIIMFLRWMVRKDKRGVDFGIWENIDQKYLSIPLDVHTGNISRKLGLVSRTQNDWKTVEELDVAIRKFDEKDPAKYDFALFGLGVTKELL
- a CDS encoding DUF1003 domain-containing protein; translation: MKKYNEKTEILEKIADSITSWIGSIQSLIVHTLLFMTSFLLPMVNLVSFDKMLLILTTVLSLEAIYLAIFIQMSVNKSHEKIEDIQEDIEEISEDIEDIQEDIEEISEDIEEISEDIEEINEDIEDIQEDIEEINEDEDEEHHNERAKNVILKSNVSSNKNEIKSLKDIINKLQNEIEQLKKNED